In Drosophila pseudoobscura strain MV-25-SWS-2005 chromosome 4, UCI_Dpse_MV25, whole genome shotgun sequence, the following proteins share a genomic window:
- the LOC4817859 gene encoding protein RCC2 homolog, which translates to MSAKRKAGGNGAGPNKRRPKKKESDYEDEFSDDSDDDAANRQAAANQMEVLIPNDDLDPPSKLPEDLLSTLEKTPGQLLLAGMVTWDLTGKRDRKNVTKVRPNLYSFHRFTEEKYRYVASGPSAAHTILINMDRKALGFGRNPSGQLGFSPDVKLVEKPTIIPALEQLNIVQASVGRHHTLFLTDTGTVYALGENKSGQCGVGNAHANIYSPTPINYRGPPIIRIGCGAEFSVILDIKGNLHTFGLPEYGQLGHNTDAKYFVNANKLSFHFETSPKKVVLYIEKSKEGHVTPVDGVQIVDFACGNNHTVAIDSKKRVYSWGFGGFGRLGHAEPKDEMVPRLMKFYDTQGRGGRSVFCGSTFSLIVNELGLLYLFGQNKKTGEANMYPKPVQDLSGWNITDLGCANTSIMISADDTLIAWGASPTFGELGIGEFQKSSTVPKEVPKMDGIKIPQVTMGYSHTALLVDTTHEATKQKYEKLPEYTIDD; encoded by the exons ATGTCCGCTAAGCGCAAGGCAGGTGGCAATGGAGCTGGTCCCAACAAGAGGCGTCCCAAGAAGAAGGAGTCGGACTACGAGGATGAATTCAGCGATGACTCCGATGACGATGCCGCCAATCGGCAGGCGGCCGCCAACCAAATGGAGGTGCTCATACCGAACGATGATCTAGATCCGCCTAGCAAGCTGCCCGAGGACTTGCTCTCCACGCTGGAGAAGACGCCAGGACAGTTGCTTCTGGCCGGCATGGTTACCTGGGATCTGACCGGTAAACGTGATCGCAAAAATGTCACAAAAGTGCGCCCCAACTTGTACAGCTTTCATCGGTTTACAGAGGAGAAG TATCGGTATGTTGCCAGTGGTCCGAGTGCTGCCCACACCATACTCATCAATATGGATCGCAAGGCTCTCGGCTTTGGCCGAAATCCCAGCGGACAGTTGGGCTTCAGTCCGGACGTAAAGCTGGTGGAGAAACCCACAATCATTCCGGCCTTGGAGCAATTGAACATTGTCCAGGCCTCTGTGGGACGCCATCATACACTCTTCCTGACGGACACAGGAACCGTGTACGCTCTTGGCGAGAACAAGTCGGGGCAGTGCGGTGTGGGCAATGCCCATGCCAATATCTACTCCCCCACTCCGATCAACTATCGGGGTCCACCCATCATTCGCATAGGTTGTGGCGCCGAGTTTTCGGTCATCTTGGATATCAAGGGAAACTTGCATACATTCGGTCTGCCGGAGTACGGACAGTTGGGTCACAATACGGATGCCAAGTACTTTGTAAATGCCAACAAGCTGTCATTTCACTTCGAGACATCGCCCAAGAAGGTAGTCTTGTACATTGAAAAGAGCAAGGAGGGCCATGTTACGCCCGTGGACGGCGTGCAGATCGTTGACTTTGCCTGCGGCAACAATCACACG GTGGCCATCGACTCGAAGAAGCGTGTCTATAGCTGGGGCTTTGGCGGATTCGGTCGCCTGGGCCATGCCGAGCCCAAGGATGAGATGGTACCGCGCTTGATGAAGTTCTATGATACCCAGGGTCGGGGTGGGCGCAGCGTCTTTTGTGGCTCCACATTCAGCTTGATTGTCAACGAGCTGGGTCTGCTCTATCTCTTTGGCCAAAACAAGAAGACGGGCGAGGCCAACATGTATCCGAAGCCCGTACAAGACTTGTCCGGCTGGAACATCACCGATCTTGGCTGTGCCAATACATCGATCATGATTTCGGCTGACGACACATTGATTGCCTGGGGAGCTTCGCCCACATTTGGGGAGCTGGGCATTGGAGAGTTCCAGAAGTCCTCGACGGTGCCCAAGGAGGTGCCGAAGATGGACGGCATTAAAATACCTCAGGTGACAATGGGCTACTCGCACACCGCCCTGCTGGTGGATACCACACACGAGGCCACCAAGCAAAAGTACGAGAAGCTGCCCGAGTACACCATCGACGATTAG
- the LOC6903329 gene encoding protein ALP1-like: MNVRKTFLLNFFLDDGVEANLLHQAAQLVSLEGTLTQHVAVKETVKEEAEEEDEQENKDSVRKMDDQFKERFRMQRSTFETLLQVVGRAIAGAEQYQPIGSVSLPEKLLYTLMLLGGGISFRDAGEIYSISKSSGHEIFKWVTSAFSALMPCYVQWPKYGAAGVGSSSISKLPGVLGVIEECRIPLKLPIRIDDDNPKQYPALTLQAVCDAQSRFLDVYVDAPNDDQHCILLASPLFEKLIHTQTPLMAEHRHIVGDKTYPLLLNLMTPYVGELTPCHAQYNLAIRLWNAPAERALATLISRFKRLDSLDVSSLELGTTVISAACMLHNFILDSGVEGMEDDILAFDMLPENHKKIPYDEHGLLDLENIMAVEEKRDRLISGFINNT; encoded by the exons ATGAACGTCCGGAAAacatttttgttaaatttctTTTTGGACGATGGAGTGGAGGCCAATCTGCTGCATCAGGCTGCCCAGCTAGTCTCCCTGGAAGGCACTTTGACGCAGCACGTGGCCGTGAAGGAAACCGTAAAGGAGGAGGCCGAAGAAGAAGACGAACAGGAAAATAAGGATTCGGTGCGGAAAATGGATGATCAGTTTAAGGAGCgatttcgcatgcagcgctcGACCTTTGAG ACACTGCTGCAGGTGGTGGGTCGAGCTATTGCGGGAGCGGAACAGTATCAGCCCATCGGAAGCGTTTCCCTGCCGGAAAAGTTGCTCTACACTTTGATGCTACTCGGTGGCGGCATCTCGTTTCGGGACGCTGGCGAGATTTATTCCATATCCAAGAGCTCTGGACATGAGATTTTCAAATGGGTCACGTCTGCCTTTTCCGCACTAATGCCGTGCTACGTTCAATGGCCAAAATATGGAGCAGCAGGAGTCGGTAGTTCTTCTATAAGCAAACTTCCCGGCGTTCTGGGCGTCATCGAGGAGTGCCGCATACCCCTGAAGTTGCCCATACGCATAGACGACGACAATCCGAAACAATACCCGGCTTTGACCCTTCAGGCTGTCTGCGATGCGCAAAGTCGATTTCTCGACGTCTACGTCGATGCACCCAATGATGATCAGCACTGCATTCTGCTTGCCAGTCCCCTCTTCGAGAAACTCATTCACACGCAGACGCCGCTGATGGCAGAACACAGACACATTGTGGGGGACAAAACGTACCCGCTCCTGCTGAATCTGATGACGCCCTACGTTGGAGAACTAACGCCTTGCCATGCCCAGTACAATCTAGCCATACGCTTGTGGAATGCTCCTGCGGAGCGAGCTTTGGCGACACTCATATCGCGCTTCAAACGTCTGGACTCTCTGGATGTGTCGTCATTGGAATTGGGCACTACTGTTATCTCCGCCGCATGCATGCTACACAATTTTATATTGGACTCGGGCGTGGAGGGCATGGAAGATGACATACTGGCTTTTGATATGCTGCCGGAAAACCACAAGAAAATCCCCTATGATGAGCATGGGCTTCTGGATTTGGAGAATATCATGGCGGTAGAAGAAAAACGCGATCGCTTAATTTCTGGTTTTATTAATAATACTTAA
- the IPIP gene encoding sesquipedalian-1 — protein MKINEKNLSVFARTPPYDIEGFLNKRGEVNKAFQRRYFVLKGNLLFYFEARTDKEPLGLIIVEGCTIELSNEVDNYCFEIAFNGNRTYILAAEDQESMETWMKALTCAGYEYKRIIVAELQRQLQEIEDSKNKMLGNVGESSQNAITGSKPKPPPRRTNPFNRPAPPPPESALRSGVVMSPMPFVNGYFGSSNARLQQEHLVIKQDGNGNGSPHGTPKAHRRPAPQPVTSAFYIDHQSSETAGRPTVLPRNANNNHIDSAEQKRRQAKAKEDFNRNHEHFRKELMPGIVAYRATQKQPLIQF, from the exons ATGAAGATAAACGAGAAGAATTTGTCCGTGTTTGCGAGAACGCCGCCATACGATATCGAAG GGTTCTTGAATAAGCGGGGCGAGGTCAACAAAGCATTTCAACGGCGGTACTTTGTGCTGAAGGGCAATTTGCTGTTTTATTTCGAAGCTCGGACGGATAAGGAGCCTCTGGGCCTAATTATCGTAGAGGGATGCACCATAGAACTGTCCAATGAAGTAGACAACTACTGCTTCGAGATAGCCTTCAATGGCAATCGCACCTACATCCTCGCAGCCGAAGATCAGGAGAGCATGGAGACATGGATGAAGGCACTGACCTGTGCCGGCTATGAGTACAAACGGATAATTGTGGCAGAGCTGCAGAGGCAGCTGCAGGAGATTGAGGACTCAAAAAATA AGATGCTCGGGAACGTGGGTGAGAGTTCGCAGAATGCCATAACTGGATCTAAGCCCAAACCTCCGCCCAGGCGCACAAATCCATTCAATCGTCCAGCACCGCCGCCGCCCGAAAGTGCACTGCGGAGCGGAGTGGTCATGTCGCCCATGCCATTTGTCAATGGGTACTTTGGCTCCAGCAATGCGCGactgcagcaggagcacctCGTGATTAAGCAAG ATGGCAATGGGAACGGAAGTCCACATGGTACGCCTAAGGCGCACCGCCGTCCGGCACCTCAACCTGTGACCAGTGCCTTTTACATCGATCATCAGAGCTCGGAAACGGCTGGCAGACCTACAGTATTACCGCGCAACGCCAACAACAATCACATCGACAGCGCAGAGCAAAAGAGGCGACAGGCCAAGGCCAAGGAGGATTTCAACAGAAACCATGAGCATTTTCGCAAGGAATTGATGCCCGGAATAGTGGCTTATCGGGCCACCCAAAAGCAGCCGCTCATCCAATTCTGA
- the LOC6903330 gene encoding uncharacterized protein, whose translation MSYLLTEIALEMLGYKFYDTNGTFHLTNFQTNTALADTNPNEPSLEELIYSDEPRVNGKSTKGKKKEPAASTSKGLSAESAPMPLNNRRTPARALAKIMDYESDKICNQIRSRLAKSITKHNAANNETLLLECFQDETKMIQEDAIEIQNFRSYLENRLLLVDKRPYEKYTKTFGPE comes from the coding sequence ATGTCGTACTTGCTCACCGAAATAGCATTGGAAATGCTGGGCTACAAGTTCTACGACACCAATGGGACGTTTCATCTGACCAATTTTCAAACGAATACGGCCCTGGCAGACACCAATCCCAACGAGCCTTCGTTGGAAGAATTAATTTACTCCGATGAACCTAGGGTAAATGGGAAATCTACTAAAGGCAAAAAGAAGGAGCCAGCTGCCTCCACAAGCAAGGGTCTTTCTGCTGAAAGTGCTCCGATGCCTCTCAATAATCGACGCACGCCGGCTCGAGCCCTGGCCAAGATCATGGACTACGAAAGTGACAAAATTTGCAACCAAATCCGTTCGCGTCTGGCCAAGTCGATCACCAAGCACAATGCTGCCAACAACGAGACGTTGCTGCTAGAGTGCTTCCAGGATGAGACGAAAATGATCCAGGAGGATGCGattgaaatacaaaatttcCGCTCGTACCTGGAAAATCGTCTTCTACTAGTCGACAAGCGTCCGTACGAAAAATACACCAAGACTTTCGGTCCAGAGTGA
- the slmo gene encoding protein slowmo: protein MKIWTSEHIFNHPWETVTQAAWRKYPNPMTPSIIGTDVVERQVIDGVLHTHRLVQSKWYFPKWTHALIGTAKSCFASERSTVDPKTRQMVLKTNNLTFCRNISVDEVLYYEPHPADASKTLLKQEATVTVHGVPLSHYMEDLLTSTISSNAGKGRQGLEWVIGLINTEVKGIAESAARGTDELICTTRRSIDEVTESARKGMDEISVQASKAAKAMHIT from the coding sequence ATGAAAATCTGGACGTCGGAACACATATTCAACCACCCATGGGAGACCGTTACACAGGCGGCATGGCGGAAATATCCCAATCCCATGACGCCCTCAATAATTGGGACTGACGTAGTCGAGCGTCAAGTCATCGACGGCGTTCTGCACACACATCGCCTCGTTCAATCCAAATGGTATTTCCCGAAGTGGACGCACGCGCTGATAGGCACCGCAAAGTCGTGCTTTGCCAGCGAACGCTCGACGGTGGATCCAAAAACCAGGCAGATGGTGCTGAAGACAAATAATCTCACATTCTGCCGGAACATTAGCGTCGACGAGGTGCTTTACTACGAGCCACATCCCGCAGATGCCAGCAAAACGCTGCTGAAACAGGAGGCCACAGTAACTGTCCACGGCGTGCCGCTATCGCACTACATGGAAGACTTACTCACATCCACGATTAGCTCAAACGCTGGCAAGGGACGCCAAGGCTTGGAATGGGTGATCGGACTGATCAACACTGAGGTTAAAGGCATTGCTGAGTCAGCCGCACGGGGAACAGATGAGCTGATATGCACTACGAGGCGCTCCATTGACGAAGTCACAGAAAGTGCCAGAAAGGGCATGGATGAGATCAGCGTGCAGGCATCCAAGGCGGCAAAAGCGATGCACATAACATAG
- the LOC6903331 gene encoding dnaJ homolog subfamily B member 5-like: MDQDLYLLLGVGKTATEDEIAKAYRRMALIYHPDKNDHPESVEHFKKIRAAFDVLSNKWTRADYDRQHRTKPKPENRMPTHSTTQQSTALNIFPTLCVIGGAIFGAAIAISTNKWFNSEESEGSDNESKNDK; this comes from the coding sequence atggATCAGGACCTTTATCTACTATTGGGAGTAGGCAAAACTGCCACAGAAGATGAGATCGCAAAGGCCTATAGGCGTATGGCACTGATTTACCATCCGGACAAGAACGATCATCCCGAGTCTGTGGAGCATTTCAAGAAGATACGAGCTGCCTTCGACGTGCTGTCCAACAAGTGGACTCGAGCAGACTATGATAGACAACATAgaacaaagccaaagcctGAAAATCGGATGCCGACACATAGCACCACTCAACAGAGCACGGCACTGAATATATTCCCTACCCTATGTGTCATTGGTGGAGCCATTTTCGGCGCGGCTATAGCCATCTCTACCAACAAATGGTTCAACAGTGAGGAATCGGAAGGCAGCGATAACGAATCGAAAAACGACAAATAA